The following DNA comes from Clupea harengus chromosome 9, Ch_v2.0.2, whole genome shotgun sequence.
CAGCCAGCTAGTCTTGAGGCtcacacaaaatgaaatgacaaaTAATCAGCCACAGGGCATTGCCACCCTTGCTCAAACCATTTGGCCTAACCAAACTATATACACAGGAAGACAAAATGATGTATTGGATTGgactgaaaaaataaaaagacaaaataaactTCGATGTTATTTGGCCTAATACCTAAATAGAAAGCAGTACGTGTCCACAGAGACTAATATCATGCTGAGGAAAACCATGCCCAGAGGCCAGTGCAGCCACGGCCTGATAGAAACACACTTTCACTTTTTGAGTGAATGCTGCCAATTTCAAGACATCCAAAACCAATTATTTCCTAAATTTAGAATAATGTACCCAGACTTTCAAAAACTTGAAGAAAATCCAATTCTAAGAATACTACAAGGCGAGGAACAAGATAGCGCGAGAGTTGCAGAAAGAAAGGTAGCTACTTGCCATAGAGAAAGTGAAGCACTTAAAgaatcatacacaaacacacacacacaaacacacatacacacaaacacagccattgcACCACATATGATGTTCTGTTCGgttctgtttttctgtataaTCAGAAATTCTTTGGCAATATAAAGTGAgtttttgtcatgccaataaagcccttttaaatgttaatttgaaagagagggagagagagaatgtgtgtctgtgtgttttctgagagagagacaccagagATAAAGACTGCAAAAGATAGACAGCACAACAGACCAGAGTTGACACTGTGGTCTAAATATTTAGATACTTGCTGACATGCTTAGAGGCCTCTAATGGAGATCCTGACTTTAGGCaatagatttgtgtgtgtgtgtgtgtttgtgcgcataaTGTgaaagcatgtttgtgtgtattcacaAGTGTACAGTACCTATTTAATATTTAACATAACCAAATCATATTTGTGTTGGTATTTGCGTGGTTAAAAGTTTtaatattctctctttccctcgctccatccctctctccctcttccccctctcctcctcatcaggTGTGCTTTGTCAACCTTGATCGTCATAACGGTGATCGCCATGACGGCAGCTGTATCAAGGTGCGTGGGGTTCTTCACCTTAATCCCTCAGAGCGGTAAACACAGCAAGGGTTTCCATGGTTACAGGCTAATTAGATTCTGTGCTCAGGGtgagaggactgtgtgtgaattggctgtgtatgtgtgtagtttttGTGTTGGtctatgtgtgcgcatgtgtgaatTAGCACTAAAGTCCTCAGTCATACTTCAGTGAAAACCCcctggcagggggggggggtcatgatttatttatttatttgttttgtttgtttgtttgtccccGTCACTTCCCGCatcccccctatctctctctctctctctctctctctctctctctgtctgtcctctgtagAAGTTGGCGTCTGTCTCTCCTGAGCTGCCGAGGCTGATAGAGTCTCTGGGTGTGCGGCAgcccaaagaaaatgagatccTGCTGCTGAGCGGCCTGCAGCCCCCTGAACCCTATCCTCCTGAACATGCCCATGCACAGGTGAGCCATATAAATCTCCTGTCCTCCTGAACATGCCCAAGATCAGGTTAGCCCTACACAACTCCTGTCTGCCTGAACATGCCCAAGATCAGGTTAGCCCTCTACAACTCCTGTCCTCCTGAACATGCCCGAGATCAGGTTAGCCCTCTACAACTCCTGTCCTCCTGAACATGCCCGAGATCAGGTTAGCCTTCTACAACTCCTGTCCTCCTGAACATGCCCAAGCATAGGTGAGGCCTTATCACGCAGCTCATATCTTCTCGAACATGCCCAAGCTTAGGTTTGCCTGACTCATGTCCTCCTGAACATGCCCAACCATGGGTCCTCCTGACATTGTCAAGCAGAGGCAAGCTCCTGCATCAGCCTAATCCATATcaccctgctcacacacagctgagccTGTGCATGACTCCTGCCCTGGTGAATATGCATAGGCTCACCTTGGCCATTCTCCATCACTGCCAGTCACAGCAAGGCCAACGGTCAATACAGATCAATAACCCGCCACATTGTCTTCTAAGAGGTGCATACAAATGCAGAGCAGCTTTTACCTTTGAACTTTAACCTTTCACacgctaagaaaaaaaaaatcattacaaTCCTGGACATCACAAACAAGGTGGAGAAAGACCTCAAACACTTGGAGAGAATGACTGGTGTTTTTCATGCAAGTCTAACAGctgccatgtgtgtttgttccttgGGGCATACATTTCTATATGTatatctctgtgtctttgtgcctggctgtatgtgtttgtgtgtgtttgtctatctacctgtgggtttgtctgtgtttttttttttggtggtgtctgtatgtgtctctgtatgcaTCTCAGAGTCATCGGGCGGCAGATGTGTGTTTGGTCCAGTGTGCGAGGGGGCGTCGCcccacccagccaggcagcatcATCTTCGAGATAAACAAGTTTCTGATTGGCCTGCAGTCTGGCCAGGAGAGGCGTCGCCTCAGCCGATTGGCCAACCAGTGCTTTACCGATGACGACACAAACCGCTCGGTATCCTCCATTGAGGAAGACTTTCTCACAGCCTCCGAGCACCTGGGAGAGGACAGCGAAGAAGACCCCTTTAGAAacggtgagtcacacacacacacacacacacacacacacacacacacacacacacacacacacacacacacacacacacacacacacacacaatacacacacacacacacacacacacacttcacttactCCCAGTGAAAGTAGCAGTAAAAAATGGCTCTTTCCTCACATTACCGTTAGCAAGATATCACCAAGTAGGCACAAATCTTAGCTGTATCACACCTTTATAGTGCATCACACAATACATAGTAAGGTGCAGCACACTGGTACTCTGTCCTTGTGTTAGGCAATGCAATGTGCAGTCAGTCAGTAACATGTTAACACATAGGGTACTTGGGACATGCTTTCCCCCAGAACTGGTATCAGATTCCTTTGAGCAGCAAGCAAAGCAGTTCTACCCCTGGCTTTTAAAAACCTTCCTCCAGTCTGCTCGCCCATCTGCTGCTCACTCtctgcacaagcacacaatatTGTCCACCATTTCAGTTTAAAGCACCAGTGTGCCGATAGACGTCGTTGCTAAAGATACCACGGCGCACTTAATAGCATAGTCACAATGTAACCAGATTGGCATCCTGTGGCGCATTGAGGATATGAGGGGCCATGGAGCGCTCAGACAGGTATTTATATCAGAGCATTGTGTGATGAGCATGAGCGTGAGCATGAGCAGTCAGGCAGGTGTCCCAGACAGGGATTAAGGGCACTCGGCGCTGGAGTTTCTGTCTCTCATGGTGCACTTTAGGAGGAGACAGTGGAGCGTAGCCATCCGCTAGCGCTTGGCACTAGCACACATCTGCCACTGGGACTAGCAGAGGAACACAGGGTTTATGAGCACAATGGGCCTGCAGGCCAGGCATGGCTGTCCCTTTAGTGGGGTTCCTGCTACGACTCGTGTGCTGGCGTGGCCCAGGGCATTCAGAATGGGGTTCGAGAGTTTCCCTGTCGGAGTCTCAGGCTCCAGCTGCGATAGAGCGCTGTGAGAAACACGCTGCATATGTCAACTATTTAAATATAGTTTTCTAATTAGTCATATTTCAGTAAGTTGgtcctttttttcagtttgtgaTAAATCACTTACAATAACCACTTAAACAACACTTAAGCAAATGGTTAGCACACCTTAAGTAGGTTTCTTGATTCGCTCCAAACGGGctcatataatatatatatatatatatatatattactcaGCAGACAGCTTTTCTGTAATGTCACAGTATAATTGTATATCCTCCCGACCACATAAGGTATTtataatgtatgtaatgtgtcaTAATATGCACTGTATAGGCCTTTAACATCACATGAAAAAGAATGTAGTGAACCTGTCATAATAAGGTGTAATTAGAGTGGTGGTATTAGGGCATAATTATATGTGAAGATGAGGCAGCAGTGGTAGGTGGTGTTAAATGTGTTATCTGgaaagtgattgtgtgtgtgtgtgtgtgtgtgtgtgtgtgagagagagacagagattgagtgtgcttgtgtgtgtacatgtgtgtgttaaatgcgTTAGCAGTGAAGTGATGTCTGCAGTAGTGGCGTGGCTAAGTGCATTAGCGCTACTGGGTACCCTaactggatttgtgtgtgtgtgtgtgtgtgtgtgtgtgtgtgtgtgtgtgtgtgtgtgtgtgtgtttgtgtgtgtgtttgtgtgtgtgtgtgtgtgtgtgtgtgtgtgtatgtatttgcgtgcatgtgtgcgtgtctgcatacatgtatgtatttgcgtgtgtttgttgatAGATCTCATGAGGCCAAATTGTTATGTGATCATCTCCCATTTTCCAGTCccacccccacacgcacacacacacacccctctgtaATCACACAGACTCTGCAGATAGCATCTCTACATTTGTGAAGACAAACAAACCATAAaggtacacagacaaacaggcaccCACATGCTCAGCCGCTGTTGACACTGTTGAACCTGTTGACACTTCCATGGTCTTTGACCCCCAAATCATTAAAGTCAACAACATGGTCAGGAAGTCACTGCTGTTGACAagacaaacacttacacacacacacacacacacacacacacacacacacacacacaaacaaacacacttctgtATCCAATGGCTATATGTTGCCTAGTGATATTCTATTGGTTCTCAGGTCAGTCCCCTGAGCCTCCTGCATTGCAGGTTTTCACTCTGTCCCTGCTCTGCACACTTGACTGAGCACATGAATGTCACTCTTGATGAGCTGAGGACACCTGAGCTGCATTCAAAAAAGCGAACGAGGTCACTGAGAACGTTTTCGCCGAACACACACGAATGCTAAGAGGAGTAGTTCTTGCCGAGCAAATACGGACGCTGGACTAAGGGTTACCATTTAAGTTGAATGATTTGGAATGTTTACACAAAGTGTTGAAATGTAAAAGATCAAAGAAAACGTGTTTAACTctatttgctgaatttgaacACACCTCTGAGTTAGCTAATGCAAAGCCGTGTACTTGCACCCGCATTAATAAGGTGAGCCCAGAGGAAGGAGGGACTGAAGATGtgctggggggctggggggtgggggctgacaACCTATAATCAAATGAACCCCTGACACTAACTCAATGAACACTCTTCCCCACTGTGCTCAGGGAACTGTGCCATCCTAGTGAAGTACACATACTGCTTCACACCAGACACCAGTGAttgatacacatatacatactgcttcacaccagacaccagtgattgatacacatatacatactgcttcacaccagacaccagtgattgatacacatacacatacttatTCACACCAGACACGAGTGATTGATACACATACTGCTTCACACCAGACACCAGTGATTCTTACACATACTGCTTCACACCAGACACCAGTGattgatacacatacacatactgctTCACACCAGACACCAGTGATTCATACACATACTGCTTCACACCAGACACCAGTGATTGATACACATACTGCTTCACACCAGACACCAGTGATTGATACACATACTGCTTCACACCAGACACCAGTGATTGATACACATACTGCTTCACACCAGACACCAGTGAttgatacacatatacatacttcTTCACACCAGACACCAGTGATTGATACACATACTGCTTCACACCAGACACCAGTGattgatacacatacacatactgcttcacaccagacaccagtgattgatacacatacacatactgcttcacaccagacaccagtgattgatacacatacacatactgcttcacaccagacaccagtgattgatacacatatacatacttattcacaccagacaccagtgattgatacacatatgcatacttATTCACACCAGACACGAGTGATTGATACACATACTGCTTCACACCATACACCAGTGAttgatacacatatacatacttattcacaccagacaccagtgattgatacacatatgcatacttATTCACACCAGACACGAGTGATTGATACACATACTGCTTCACACCATACACCAGTGattgatacacatacacatactgcttcacaccagacaccagtgattgatacacatacacatactgcttcacaccagacaccagtgattgctacacatatacatactctttcacaccagacaccagtgattgatacacatatacatacttattcacaccagacaccagtgattgatacacatatacatacttatTCACACCAGACACGAGTGAttgatacacatatacatactcttTCACACCAGACACGAGTGATTgctacacatatacatactcttTCACACCAGACACGAGTGAttgatacacatatacatacttatTCACACCAGACACGAGTGAttgatacacatatacatacttatTCACACCAGACACGAGTGATTGATACACATACAACCTACCACACATCAGTGAAAAGCACACGTATTCACACTATTCCACTTAAGACAATACACCAGTCGAACACACCAACCCATCCCATGGCACTGATACTTTGATACTACGCTCGGACTTGGCTTGGAATGGCTCTCATTGGTCCAAACCAGATCAGGCCTGAATCCTACTCTGGGAAGGCAGGAGGAGGCCCACTCCAACACAGATAAAAAGCCATTGCAAGCCCGCTGAGCGGTTCCTTGCAGTGCCATGGCGAATATTACATCCAGGCTTATTTGGGCACTTCAGCAGTGCTTAAAAAACTTTATCAGTGGCCCAGTCAGAGCTAATGTAATTTGACTGGCCCGCCCTGATAGCTGACTCAGGCTCTCGCTAATGCAAATCTGCCTTTGTGAAATGACTTGTATTCACAGAAAGGTCAGCACACATTCATTTAGACCTAGGGCGAATGCTGAGGGCATTTTTGCATACACAGCTagatttgaagtgtgtgtgtgtgtgtgtgtgtgtgtgtgtgtgtttatgaatgtgggcatacatgtttatttgtgtgggtgtgtgtgggagtttttTTTACGTGGATTATATTATTTCCAGACGCTGATAATTTAACATGACACACTGGCAGGCTAGTAGCCTTGGGCGGCCAAAGGCAGCCATGGGCCCTCGAGCACACTAAGTCGCTGTGCCTACCCTGCACTAATCTATAATTCATATGGAAAGACATGTGGAGCTGACGCTGTCTGAAGGGTGTTCTCTCCTCCGAGCCAGTGTAATACTTATGATCACATCCACCACTGATAGAGAtctggagggaggaagaggtagagagagagagaggaagatgtaCAGGTAAGAagtcaaggggggggggggattgagagagggagtgagagcgagcgagaaagacagaacgagagagcgtgagtgtgtgtatgtggggtgtaTTGATAGCTTACTTTAGCTTGGCTCACCTCATCACTTGTCCCGCGGGGCCGCaccacagggagagacagactgccGCTGTAACAACAGTtggcatcctcctctcctcctctccctctctccactgctcttccttcctctctctctttccctctctctctcgtccctaCATAAATCTCCCTCTAGGCCTCGCTCCCACTTTCCTTTCCACTTCAATTGAttttccactccctctctccgtttGCCCCTCTTCTGCCCTCGCtgtttccttccttcctaccCTCAATATTCCCCATTCCTTCCTACCCTCACTATTCCCCCTTCCTTCTCAGATGGCAAAGcaatattttcaattttttttatgtttctctcATATTTTAGCTTATTGGTTATTTATGATTTGCTACAAACCTAACACAATTGtcccatttctcctctctctctctctctctctctctctctctctttctctctctctctccctctgtagagGCAGAGGGTGTGGATGTGGGAGAGGTCACGATGGAGCTTCTGAGGGGGGGTCGCCCCCCACCTCGCCATCGCAGAGGCGCAGCTGGGGCCCCGTCTCTGGACCAAAACGACAGCGAGGACTCAGAGGCCACCCTGCGCACCTcgccctcctctgcctctgcctcttcctcgtCCCAGAATCCCCGGGAGTCTGCTGGCCGCTACGCCACCAACCTGGCCGAGTCGGTGCTGCAGGATGCCTTCATCCGCCTGTCCCAGGATGAGGCCCCCTTCTCCCCGGCCGCCGCCCTTAGCCTgccttcatcatcctcctcctcttcttcattcCAGCTCCCCAAGATCGTCATTGTCCAGAGCCCCGACTGCGGCGAGGAAGGGGCCGGCGACTGGCCTGATGACGGCCCGGAGGACACGCCCCGCACCACTGCCGAGCAAGACCGACCGCCCCCTCAACGTCAACATCAACCGCACTCCCATCACCGACACCATCATCGTCATCACCATAATCATCACCACCCGCACTCCAAGCACCAGCACCAGAGGCAAAACCAagaggcccagcagcagcatcaaGCTGCTTCCAAGTCGGTGGAGATGGCGCTGGCGTGTGCCGCCAGTGTCATTGGCACCATCTCTACTCCGCAGGTGGCACAGCACCTCACACTGGACCCCACACGCACAGCCACAGAGGGCGATGAGGAAGAAGaccagacagaggaagaagaggaggaggaggaggaggaggaggagtgccgTGATGAGGAGGCCGACTTCTCCCTCACCTCGGCCATGTGCGGGATGGCACAGGTCGCCGGAGCGGTGGCGGCCGTGGATTTGCCCTTTGACCCCATGGAGCCGGACGACGGCGAACCGTCCCTCAACGGCGGCCGCTACTCACCGTCACTGGGGCTGCTGTCGGCCGCACAGGCAAGCGCCGCCGTGCCACTCCACGCCAGCCTGGCAGAAGGCACCAGCGTAGAGGCGTCGCGGGCCAATCTGGCACGGGCTCTCCTGAGCGAGGCCACCGCGCTGCTGTCGCGGCCCCGACCCCCGCAGCTGCGCAGCGTGGCACAGCTGCTGGAGAGCACACAGCGCCGCCTGTTAGCCGGGGTGACCGGAGCCGAACGCAGCGTCCAagatgaagagcaggaggacGGCGGGGGGGAGGCCGAAGAGGAGGTTGAAGGCGAGGAACAGGAgtatgtggaggaggaggatgagttTGTGCGTGACGTGGCAGAGAGTGTGCTGGCGCACGTGCTGGAGAAGGCGGAGAAGCAGCGCGAGCTGGAGGGGCGGGAGAAGGACGCGGGGGGGTCCGACTGGGAGGGGCAGCTGCGCGAGAGCACCGAGGGGGTCCTGTTCGACGTGCTCCAGTTGACCGTGCGCCGCCTCAGCCACATCTCGCGCCGAGGCAGCAAGAGGGGCAGCGGCGACTACACACGCAGAGGAGGTGATGGAGACAGGCGCTCACAGGCccgagacagaggaggaagaggaggaggaggagtcatGGGGCTGGTAGGGTCACCTCAGCGCACCCGCAAACCCAGCAGCGATGGGGAGTATGCCATTTCCATGGCAACGGAGCAGGAGGGCGGGGCAGACAGAGGttgggggagaaaagagagggagagggagtgcagCGTGGAGACCTGGCTGCCGTCTCTGGAAGGCTCACCGCTCCACGACCAGATCAGGGGCAGGGTTCAGGAGGTCAAGCCCTACGCCCTGAGCCCGCAGCACTCGCTGGGCGACACACGCGCGCCCATCACCTGCTTCGCCGAGGACCTGGCCACCACGGTGGTCTCCATGGCGACGGAGCTGGCCGCCATCTGCCTGGAAAACTCGAGCGGCAAACAGCCATGGTTCTGTGCTCTGAAGGGGGCGGGGGCTATGGGCGGGGCAATAGCTGGAGGGGCGGGGCTGGAGTCGTCCTGCCTGCTGCCTGCCTGTTGCTCAGCTGCCGCCGGAGGGCTCCGCAAGAAGCACCGCCCGCCACGGCTCAGTGAGATCAAGCGCAAGACTGAGGAGCAGCCCGAGCTCATGGAGCGGCTGGTGAACCGCGTGGTGGACGAGACCATCAACCTGGACCTGGAGCCTGTCGGAAGTGGCGGCAACGGccattaccatggcaaccaccTCAACGGCAGTAGCAACAACACCAACGGCATCAGCGACCCCTTTGCCCTGTTCGCCTCTGAGGTGACCGCACGCATTCTCAATTGCCCCGAGCTGAGCATAGTGGACACCTCCTCGACAtctgccacctccacctccaaaCAGCAGGGTCCTCCCtccgccacctcctccccctgccCGTCCTCCCCGCGCGGGCGGCTGCAGTGCGAGCGCTGGAGCGCCCGGGGGAAGGCAGCCAGCTGTGAGAGCATCCCCGAGGAGGAGCCCTCGGGCCTGAACGGGGGCCGTGGCGGCGGTGGCGTCACTCTGGGCCCTGGCAGTCGTCTGGGCCCTGACCTGAGCCACGGCAGCTCGGTGTCCAAGCAGTCGAGCTGCGAGAGCATCTCCGACGAGTTCTCCAGCTTCATCGTGGGCCAGATGGAGGCGGAGGGCCGTGGCTTCGACCTGCTGCTGGACTACTACGCCGGCAAGAGCGCCAGCAACATCCTGCAGGCCGCCGTGCAACAGGCCGCCACCGGGGGGCGCCGCAATGGACACCTGAGCCTGCGCTCGTCCTCCTGCTGCCTGTCCAAGCAGTCCAGCACCGAGAGCATCACTGAGGAGTTCTACCGCTACATGCTGCGCAACATGGACCGGGACGGCCGTCCCGAGCTGCTGCACTTCGGGGGCGGCTACGGTTGCGGCAGCGTGAGCGGACTGAGCCGAGCCAAGGAGTGGAGCAACAGCCTGCTGCCGCCGTCGCCGTCGGCCAGGAGCCCCTTCTGCATACGGCAGTCCTCCGTGCCCGACCGGCGCTCGTCAGACTCGCGGCTCAGCGTCACGGCACCGATCAAGGCCAACTCCTTTGACGGGTTTGCGCGGGGCTCGCGCGGCAGCACCGGTGGCGGAGTGGGAGACGTGGGCGGGCTGAGCGTGCGGCCGGCGCAAAACGCCTCGGCAGCAGGCCTCTGCAAGTCGGACTCGTGCCTTTACCGGCTGGGCCAGACGGACCGCGCCACCGACATGCTCATCCACGACACCTGGTCCAGCTCAATCGAGTCGCTCATGCGCAAGAACAAGATCATCGCCAACCCCACCGATGACTCCTGCGACCCCTGTGAGGTCTCCTTGGAGATGGTGActacaacgacaacaacaacaacaacgcagCCGGGAGTGTGTAACTATGCCAGCCGCCTGGCCGCAGACATTGTAGAGGGGGGGAGGTCCGCAGCACTGGGCGCAAGCGGACAGCCACAGCAGCAACAGGAAGTGGTCACTGGTCGGCAGCATCCACTTCCTGTCGGGGAGAGGCGGCGGGGTTTTAAGCATTCGCGGCCCGTGGGGGGCAAGAACCGGCCGAGCTTGGAGCAGCAGGACAGCACGGAGGGAGGGGCGCAGACGAGGGGATCGGCCAGAGAAGTGCCACTCATCCACATTGAGCCGGACCAGAAGGAGGAGTCAGGGGAGGGGCCATCAGAGAGGCCCGCCCAGGTGGGAGcacagaggggcagagagagaacaccatCCTGCAGGACAAGGTGACGGCTACTGTCTGCTACTCGATATGCatatgcttcacacacacacacacacacacacacacacacacaccaacacgcgagtacccacacaccccccccccccccccccccacacacacacacacaccaacacgcgagtacccacacacaggtatacagaCAGTTGAccagatgtgtgtatgtttgtttgggtgCAGTGCAAATTGAAACTTGATGAGACCACAACCTGCTGTGGCAACCAGTGTTGAAATTGTGTCTGATTTAAAGCTAGATGATGTGATTAACACAGGTGCAGTGTTGAAATAGTGTCTGATTTAAAGCTAGATGATGAGATGAACACAGGATCAGTGTTGAAATAGTGTCTGATTTAAAGCTAGATGATGTGATTAACACAGGTGCAGTGTTGAAATAGTGTCTGATTTAAAGCTAGATGATGTGATTAACACAGGTGCAGTGTTGAAATAGTGTCTGATTTAAAGCTAGATGATGAGATGAACACAGGATCAGTGTTGAAATAGTGTCTGATTTAAAGCTAGATGATGTGATTAACACAGGTGCAGTGTTGAAATAGTGTCTGATTTAAAGCTAGATGATGTGATTAACACAGGTGCAGTGTTGAAATAGTGTCTGATTTAAAGCTAGATGATGTGATTAACACAGGTGCAGTGTTGAAATAGTGTCTGATTTAAAGCTAGATGATGTGATTAACACAGGTGCAGTGTTGAAATAGTGTCTGATTTAAAGCTAGATGATGTGATTAACACAGGTGCAGTGTTGAAATAGTGTCTGATTTAAAGCTAGATGATGTGATTAACACAGGTGCAGTGTTGAAATAGTGTCTGATTTAAAGCTAGATGATGTGATTAACACAGGTGCAGTGTTGAAATAGTGTCTGATTTAAAGCTAGATGATGTGATTAACACAGGTGCAGTGTTGAAATAGTGTCTGATTTAAAGCTAGATGATGTGATTAACACAGGTGCAGTGTTGAAATGCATTAGAGATTTGCCAACAAGctcagagagggaaaggaaacgTATACATTTAGGACATAGAAGTAATGTCACTGACACAAATGAGAATATGTTTTCACAAATAATGTCACTGCAATGTTTTGTATGAACAATCAAATCAGGTTTTCTATTTTTAACGCTTATTTTAACACTATTTAAATACAAATAAGATGTGGAAAGGCACAAATAAGTGCAACCAGCTATAGGCCAATGATTTTATATTAGTGATTTCAtccaatgaaaacaaaatgcatAATTGTGGAGTTCTTTGCAGAATGTCCATTTTACTGTCAGTGGTACTGTGTTGGTCATAACTTGAGGACGTTTCCTCTGAGAATGTACCGTACATTCAGTACTATAGTTTTGTACTGTTACACTGGAGTACACTTTCCCTAATGAGGTACAATGATTTCCCCTCAAAATCGACCTTTTGTTAACCGCCTGAACTGTAATTGCCTAAGTATGTTATCAGCCATACTGTCTGTATCTTCTCCCGTTATATATGCAGCCCTCTTGAATACATATGTATGATCTAGCAAGGCGTCACGTTTCCCTTAGTATATAAATTGCATGTGAAGTCTGGTGTACCTCGTCTTAATGCGTAATATTacagtttccctctctctctctctctctctctctctccctctctccctctctctgactcacacacatacatgaacacacactcttctgatTTGTGAGGATCGAGTCATCTCACTtgtcctctgcacacacacacatacaaatctgcacacacacacctcccttatCAGGGGTGGGTGCAC
Coding sequences within:
- the LOC105898178 gene encoding A-kinase anchor protein SPHKAP — translated: FAWLKVLIFSLSLAPSLSPSSPSPPHQVCFVNLDRHNGDRHDGSCIKKLASVSPELPRLIESLGVRQPKENEILLLSGLQPPEPYPPEHAHAQSHRAADVCLVQCARGRRPTQPGSIIFEINKFLIGLQSGQERRRLSRLANQCFTDDDTNRSVSSIEEDFLTASEHLGEDSEEDPFRNEAEGVDVGEVTMELLRGGRPPPRHRRGAAGAPSLDQNDSEDSEATLRTSPSSASASSSSQNPRESAGRYATNLAESVLQDAFIRLSQDEAPFSPAAALSLPSSSSSSSSFQLPKIVIVQSPDCGEEGAGDWPDDGPEDTPRTTAEQDRPPPQRQHQPHSHHRHHHRHHHNHHHPHSKHQHQRQNQEAQQQHQAASKSVEMALACAASVIGTISTPQVAQHLTLDPTRTATEGDEEEDQTEEEEEEEEEEEECRDEEADFSLTSAMCGMAQVAGAVAAVDLPFDPMEPDDGEPSLNGGRYSPSLGLLSAAQASAAVPLHASLAEGTSVEASRANLARALLSEATALLSRPRPPQLRSVAQLLESTQRRLLAGVTGAERSVQDEEQEDGGGEAEEEVEGEEQEYVEEEDEFVRDVAESVLAHVLEKAEKQRELEGREKDAGGSDWEGQLRESTEGVLFDVLQLTVRRLSHISRRGSKRGSGDYTRRGGDGDRRSQARDRGGRGGGGVMGLVGSPQRTRKPSSDGEYAISMATEQEGGADRGWGRKERERECSVETWLPSLEGSPLHDQIRGRVQEVKPYALSPQHSLGDTRAPITCFAEDLATTVVSMATELAAICLENSSGKQPWFCALKGAGAMGGAIAGGAGLESSCLLPACCSAAAGGLRKKHRPPRLSEIKRKTEEQPELMERLVNRVVDETINLDLEPVGSGGNGHYHGNHLNGSSNNTNGISDPFALFASEVTARILNCPELSIVDTSSTSATSTSKQQGPPSATSSPCPSSPRGRLQCERWSARGKAASCESIPEEEPSGLNGGRGGGGVTLGPGSRLGPDLSHGSSVSKQSSCESISDEFSSFIVGQMEAEGRGFDLLLDYYAGKSASNILQAAVQQAATGGRRNGHLSLRSSSCCLSKQSSTESITEEFYRYMLRNMDRDGRPELLHFGGGYGCGSVSGLSRAKEWSNSLLPPSPSARSPFCIRQSSVPDRRSSDSRLSVTAPIKANSFDGFARGSRGSTGGGVGDVGGLSVRPAQNASAAGLCKSDSCLYRLGQTDRATDMLIHDTWSSSIESLMRKNKIIANPTDDSCDPCEVSLEMVTTTTTTTTTQPGVCNYASRLAADIVEGGRSAALGASGQPQQQQEVVTGRQHPLPVGERRRGFKHSRPVGGKNRPSLEQQDSTEGGAQTRGSAREVPLIHIEPDQKEESGEGPSERPAQVGAQRGRERTPSCRTSDRDKPIAAQPPPPSGESGPPQHRSFSNSSEDSGSGSWAQVVAPDDDPQEETSSFIHLSEGNGTSSTSSLGLVDLEGFQETSSQRISDESEKKDALKESLEESPSSTYASSGSSRELLVLNFDLEVDSVDVELRATLQWMAASELGAPTLHFRRSQQHNIHKFQRVVQLVSHRSWRVGDLFGAVVQYCQLLEAQQDTAPPVGLFDWLLETR